CGATGTCGCTGGTGCGACGCAGGGTGAGTTCTGGGGCGTCGACATCAACGAGAGTTCGATCATCTGGTGCCAGCAGCACCTGACGCCTCCCTTCAAGTTCGCACCGTGCTCGACGCTGCCACACCTGCCATTCGAGGATGGGCAGTTCGGATTCGTTTACGCGACGTCTGTCTTCTCCCACATCTCTGAGATGGCTACGTCGTGGCTGCTCGAGCTCCGGCGAACCCTTCGCCCCGGGGGGCATCTGTTCATCACGATCATGGATCAGTCCTACATCCGGCGGGTCCAGGAGTCGAGCCTCGACCACTGGACTACGCAACTGGTCCGCGATCGCGCGGATGACCTCCAACAGCTCGGGATCACCGCATCGATGCTGTCTATCGGGCGTGCATCGAAGGACGCGATGGTCTACTACGACCGGAGCTATGTCCTCGAGACCTGGGGGCAG
Above is a window of Acidimicrobiales bacterium DNA encoding:
- a CDS encoding class I SAM-dependent methyltransferase is translated as MRDLGYPAPSWGSVLELGCGSGRVTRHFSDVAGATQGEFWGVDINESSIIWCQQHLTPPFKFAPCSTLPHLPFEDGQFGFVYATSVFSHISEMATSWLLELRRTLRPGGHLFITIMDQSYIRRVQESSLDHWTTQLVRDRADDLQQLGITASMLSIGRASKDAMVYYDRSYVLETWGQFLEIVDVREDAFDFQTAIVLRK